The following is a genomic window from Calditrichota bacterium.
GCCGGTGAAATTGCCGAGGCCAGTTATCAGCAATTGAAAGAAGATTTCCGCTACGACCTCACCAAGAGAATTACCATCATCGTCCACAACAGCCACAATGACTTCGAACAAACAAATGTCGATCTGAGTCCGCCCGAAGAGTCTGTTGGCGGTTTTACAGAATTTTTTAAAAATCGCGTCGTGGTTCCTTTTGAGGGCGAATGGGAAAGTTTTCGTCACGTCGTACATCACGAATTGACTCATGCGGTCATGATGCAGATGGTTTACGGCGCCGGCGTGCAGTCGATCATCACCGGCATGGCGCGCTTGCGATTGCCGCTGTGGCTGATTGAGGGGCTGGCGGAATACGAGAGTCGCGGCTGGGACACGGAAAGCGACATGTTTATGCGCGACGCCACGCTGAACGAATATGTGCCCCCGGTGGATTATTTGTACGGGTTTATGGCTTACAAAGGCGGTCAGTCAGTATTGTACTATCTGGCTGACAAGTACGGCGGCGAAAAGATCGGCGAATTGTTGGGGAAAGTGAAAGTAACTAAGAGTATGAGCCGCGGTTTGAAGCAGAGCATCGGCGTCGACACCAAAGAATTGACGGAAAAATGGCATTTGTATTTGAAACGCGAATATTGGCCCGACATTGCCGACAGAAAAGAGCCCGAAGAAATCGGAAAACGTCTCACGGATCATAAAAAGTGGAGCAATTTTGTCAATAGCGGGCCGGCGTTGTCGCCAAAAGGGGACAAGATTGCTTTTTTATCTGACAAATCCGGCTATTTTGATATTTACCTGATGAGCGCCATCAACGGGAAAATTATTTCCAAATTAGTCGGGGGGCAGCAGACGCCCAATTTGGAAGAGTTGCACTGGCTGCGCGCCGGATTGAGTTGGTCGCCCAATTCCAAATTTATTGTTTTTGCCGCCAAGGCAGGCGCCCGTGATGCGCTTTACCTCGTGAATGTGAAAAAGAAAAAAATTGTAAAACAGTTGAAATTTGATTTGGACGGCGTTTTTACTCCGAGTTGGTCGCCTAAAGGAAATGAAATCGCTTTCATGGGCATACAGAATGGTCAGGGCGATATTTATGTTTACAATTTGAAAACAAAAAAATTGCGTCAGGTTACGCATGATGTGTTCAGCGATTTGCAGCCCCAGTGGTCGCCGGATGGCAAAACGATTGCTTTTGTCAGCGATCGCGGCGACATGACGGATATGGCGCGCCTGCCGGATGATTTTAAAATCTCCCGCGAAGATTTTTCGCAAAAAGACATTTACCTGATTGACGTGGCAAGCGGTAAAATTACGCGCATCACTGATACCAGCGGTCTGGAGGCGTCGCCGGTGTTTTCGCCCGACGGGAAAAAGTTGGCATATACCAGCGATCAGTGCGGCATTTCCAACATCTATATTCACGATCTGGAAAGCGGTATTGATTTCCCGGTTACCAACGTGGTTACTGGAATTTTCAATTTGAGCTGGCACGGAGATGAAAAGAAGATTGCGTTCACTTCGTTTTACAAGGGCGGATATGACGTTTATTTACTGAGAAATCCATTGTCAGTAAAGCCCGGCGACGTGGTGCTGAAAGAAACAAATTTCATTAGCCAACATCCCATTTCCAGACGCGGAAAAAAGAGGCCTTTGGTTTGGGCGCCTGGTCTTGAAAAGAAACCATTGGTCAAAGAGAAAAAACAATTCACACATTTTGTGTTTGACGATAATTTTAAAAAAGGACAGATTGAACCGGCGAAAGAAAAAAAATCGGTTTTTCTCGATTCGACGCAGTATACGCTGAACGGCGACTACAAAGTCAATAAATATCGCGTCAAATTTTCACCGGATTTGATTTACGGCAACGCGCAGTACGATCAATTTTTTGGCTTGCAAGGGATGACGCAAATCGCATTGTCGGATGTGCTGGGAAATCATCGGCTGAATATTTACACCAATCTTTTTTATGATTTGCGAAATTCCAATTATCAGTTTTCCTATTTTTATTTGCCGCACAAAACGGATTTTGGCATCGGCGCATTTCATTACGCCTATTATTTTTACATCTGGGATTACGGAATCGGCTGGGTGCGCGACAGAAATTACGGCGTCAATACTTATATCTCACATCCGTTTTCTAAATATAACCGACTCGACGGCGCTCTCTCCTGGATTTCCATTGAGCGGGATTACATCAATGTTCCCTGGCTGCCAAATGAGACGAGAAATTTATTGCTGGCGGATCTCTCTTACGTCAACGACACGGTTCTTTGGGGCTACACCGGACCTGTAAACGGAAATCGTTACGCGTTTGATGTGCGCTACAGTCCGGCTCTTGGCAGCAATGGAATTGATTTCTTGACTTTGAAAATGGATTACCGCAAATATATTAAAATCGGCAAAGACTATAATCTCGTTTTTCGTCTCACCGGCGGCGCCAGCGGCGGCAAGCAACCGCAGCAGTTTTTTCTCGGCGGTACGTCGGGCTGGTTAAATTACAAGACCAGCGGCGGGTTGCGCGTGCGGAATCTGGAGGATATCTATTTTAGCACATTTGAGCTTCCCATGCGCGGCGGCTATTACTACGAGCGCGTGGGGAACAGATTTTTCCTGAACAATGTTGAATTCAGATTTCCATTGATTCGTTATTTTCTCATGGGATGGCCTCTGGGAATCGGATTCCAGAATGTTCGCGGTGCGCTGTTCACCGACATCGGCTCTGCGTGGTACGACAATAATTTCCGCGGCGCAGACGCAACCGGACCGAGCCGAATACCGGCGTTGAAAGATATCTTTTTCGGCTACGGTGTCGGCGCAAGAATGAATCTGGGCATGTTTGTGCTGCGTTTTGACGTGGCGTGGAACTCTGATTGGGCAAACTATACCCACGGGCCCTATTATTACTTTTCCATCGGGCCTGAATTTTGATAATAAAATAGAACAAACGAGTCTGTTCTACCAAGACAAAAATTTGATAATTATCGAACCACAGTGATACGCGCACAATTGATTTAATTGAAGCCGCAACTTGCTTTGTTGACATTTTTGAAAATACCAGATTTTTAAACTAAACTAATAAGTCAATGACAAAAAATGATCTGAGAGAGAAAATGAAATTGAAGCAAATTTTTTGGACGTTTTTAATAAATTTACTCTTATTGGCAACTGTTGGTTTTAGTCAAATTTTGCCTCGGGGATTGGGGTTCAAAAAAAACGCGGACATGTTTGGCCCCGGCTTGTTTCTTTACCACGTGTCTGAATTCAGATCGGAAAAGGATCCGGAAATGAGCCGATTGAATATTGAAGTGGTCTTTGCTAATGATATTCTTCAATTTGTCAAAAAACGAACAGGAGGTTTTTCCGCACGCTATGATTTGGTGGTTTCATTATTCGACCGCAAAGATAATCTGGTAGATGAAAAATCCGCGTACGAAAGTATTGCTGTCAAAGAATTTGAGGAGACGAACAGCCGCAAACTATCCAATCGCCATCGATTTTCATTTTATGTTCGTCCCGGAAAATATCGGTTGCTGATTAATTTGACCGACGAGGATACGCAAAAAAGCCTGCATCGGGAGAAAAAGATAGCGGTGAAGGGATTTTTGACGCGGGAGGCTTTTATCAGCGATATTGTATTCGCCGATAAAATTGAAATTGACTCGACCGGGATCAACATCATTGATGTTAACGTCACGAGGCGTTTCTTCAACCCTGATTCGGCTTTCTGGGCATATTTTGAAATTTATCCGCGAAGTTTGACCGACAGCCTGCTGCTTCGCTATTCAATTTTTGACCGTGAGAAAAAACGAATCGCGCTTAAAAAACAGTCCTTTATACCGAACAGCAAACGCATTCCTTACCTGATTGATTTGAGCAAATTTATCGACTCTACCGGTCAATACACATTAATGGTTTATGTCTCGCAGGGCAAAATCGCTAAAAATTTATCGATTCAATTTTCTGCCGTCTGGCGAAATGCGTCTCTTGCGAAAATGAATACCAGCATGATGCTCAGGACGATGCGGGAATACATACCCGGCGACGATTATAAATTTTTAAAAAACGCTTCTGATAGCACGCGCAAAGCTTATTTTCAAAAATATTGGAAAAAACGCGATCCGACGCCGGAAACTGAGCGGAACGAACTATTAGAAGAGTTCACGCGACGCGTGGAATTTGCCAATAATTATTTTTCGGTTCACGGCTTGAACATTGAAGGCTGGCAGACTGATCGCGGAAAAATTTACGTCAAATATGGGCCTCCCACACAAGTGGACCGGCGAATGGACGAGATTGATCTGCCGCCGTACGAAATCTGGTACTATCAGCAACTGCAACGACGGTTCATTTTTGAGGACAAATCCGGCAGCGGCGATTTCAAGCTGGTGCGAATCGAATAATTTGGCTGCGGGCGTTTATGGCGAAAAATTGGCTTGATCTGATTGGTGCAGTTGACAAACGGTTATTTTTGCTGGCAGTTTCCCTGTTTTTCATCGGTTTCTTTCTCGCATCGCCCGTAGTGAAATTTTCAATCAAGTTTCTCATGGCATATCCGCTCTGGATGTGGGGGAAATTGGAGCAATTTCTGCGCAAAAAACCCTCTTTTTTTACGCTGGCAATTTTTATTTTTCTTTTCAACTCAATTTCTTCGTTCCTGAATATTTTGTCCGGTTTCGGCGTAGTTTTGCCGTTCATTTTTACATTCTGGCTGGGGTTGAATGTCGGGATCATTGCCCGAAAAGAAGCCGGCGGAATGGCGATCGCAGTTACGCTTTTTTTGTCGCCTCACGCCTTTTTTGAATTGCCTGCCGTGTGGCTGAGTGCGACTGCCGGAATGCAATTAGCTCTGGCAGCCGCAAAAACAAAAGAAGCCGCAATAGCACAATATCATTATTCGCTGGATTTGTATTTTTTTGTGATTCTCATTTTACTTTTGCTTGCCGCGTTCATCGAAGCGGGGATGATTTATTTGGTGACGAAAAAATCAAAGCATCCCGAATTTTTTTCGCAGGAACCATTCGACCGCGAGCAAGACGACAGCGATGATGAGAAAAATGAGTTGATGCCATAATTGCCATTGACGCGAAACCCTGATTTCTCTTGTCTGAAAATTGAGTTTTTCTTTGAGCAAAGAAAGCGCCGAATCGGCAATAAATTCCCCGTGCGTTTTGAAAGCTAATTGTTGCAGCGCCGCTTGATTGATTTTCGTTTCCAAAAATTCCAGATTAAAATCTTCCACGGAAAATTGTCCCCTGTCCGTGCCGAGCTGGCGATTCTGAAAACTGGCGATCCCGCGATAGGAATAATCTCCGCCGGGCAGCGGCTCCAGCGACGCTTCGTACTTTCCCTCGCCAACCGGGTTTAATTGAACGGAAAATTCCCGCCCCAAACTGTCTCTCACCTGAACGCGAACGTCGGCGCCGTCCAGCGGGTCGTAATTTGGCGTGTAAATCTGCGCCGCAAAGGAAACAGCCTGTCCGCCGTGGAAAATTTCCTGCGTCGGATAGATGCGCACGATCTTGGTGTCCTCTTTGTTCACCAGCCAGCGAATGGAATTGTTCAGCAGTTGGCGAAACGCGCGATTGTCTTTCCCGATGCCCCACATGAGCAAATCCCAGCGCCAGACGCCGTAAGCGAGCAAAGCAAGAGATTTTTGCTGCCCTAATTTTTGTGTCAGCAACAGCGGGATTGGTTTGGTTCGACGATTAAGTTGAAAAATAGATTTCTTTTCTGCCGTCAGCAGCACAGATGCGCCCGGGTTAATTTTCGCTGAATTGAACGAATAATAAACCGGTGGCAATTCGTCCCAGATTTTTTGATTCTCAAATTCATTGTCCGCGATCTGGGTGACCGGATGAGTTTTTCCGGCTTCACTGAGCTTAACGAGCGTCGCCTGCTCCTTGCTGCGGTTCAGCGGCAATTTCATCGGTAAATACGGCGACAGCGAAGCCAGCATGAAATCGTTGATGCCGTTTCCCCAAATGAGCATCAGCGGAGTGGAAGCGTGTTTCAGAAATTGTTGGATTTGCGCCACAGCAGCAGTTTTGTATTTCCGCGGCGGAAAATTGTGCAGCACAAAAAGATCATATTTTTTCAATGAATCAGATGGCGGGAAAGATTTGTTCTGATAAAACCCGGCGCCTTTTTTCGCAATGAAATAATCCACTTGAGTGTTCGGATCGGCTTGCAGCACGCGTTTGATGAAAGAAAAATCGGGATCAGGCCCCCCACACAAGTACAAAATTTTCATTTTGCTTTTCAAAACTTTCACGTAAAAGGATTTGCTATTGTTGAGCTCAGTCAATTCATTTTTCAGCGCCGGCGTTTGCACCACATATTTTCGCAACCCCTCTTTTTCAGGCGTGAAATAAAGCCGCAGCTTAGTCTCCGGCGGATTGCCGACGCGGATGGTTTTGCTGTCGATGAGTTTTTTGCCGTCGAAAAGATTGACTTTTATTTTTTGTCGATCAAAGCCGCGCGCGAAAATCGTCACGTCCGCCGGAACTCTATTTTTCACGTAGGTTACCTGGTTGGTTAAAATGTTGCTGACGACAATGTCTTTTTGCTCGGTTGGTTCTCCCACGGAGATGGGAAAAATGGGCAGTCCCAGGTCTTCGGCGATACGATTCGGATTCTCTCCTGAATTGAAAATGCCGTCGCTGAGCAGAATGAGCGCCTGCAAATTTTTGTCGACATATTGCTCGCTGATTTTTCTGAT
Proteins encoded in this region:
- a CDS encoding BamA/TamA family outer membrane protein, whose product is MRRYFGYIFMVFIILPGALFGQYFGKNKVQYEYFHWKYLQTEHFDVYFTEGGKSIAEFAGEIAEASYQQLKEDFRYDLTKRITIIVHNSHNDFEQTNVDLSPPEESVGGFTEFFKNRVVVPFEGEWESFRHVVHHELTHAVMMQMVYGAGVQSIITGMARLRLPLWLIEGLAEYESRGWDTESDMFMRDATLNEYVPPVDYLYGFMAYKGGQSVLYYLADKYGGEKIGELLGKVKVTKSMSRGLKQSIGVDTKELTEKWHLYLKREYWPDIADRKEPEEIGKRLTDHKKWSNFVNSGPALSPKGDKIAFLSDKSGYFDIYLMSAINGKIISKLVGGQQTPNLEELHWLRAGLSWSPNSKFIVFAAKAGARDALYLVNVKKKKIVKQLKFDLDGVFTPSWSPKGNEIAFMGIQNGQGDIYVYNLKTKKLRQVTHDVFSDLQPQWSPDGKTIAFVSDRGDMTDMARLPDDFKISREDFSQKDIYLIDVASGKITRITDTSGLEASPVFSPDGKKLAYTSDQCGISNIYIHDLESGIDFPVTNVVTGIFNLSWHGDEKKIAFTSFYKGGYDVYLLRNPLSVKPGDVVLKETNFISQHPISRRGKKRPLVWAPGLEKKPLVKEKKQFTHFVFDDNFKKGQIEPAKEKKSVFLDSTQYTLNGDYKVNKYRVKFSPDLIYGNAQYDQFFGLQGMTQIALSDVLGNHRLNIYTNLFYDLRNSNYQFSYFYLPHKTDFGIGAFHYAYYFYIWDYGIGWVRDRNYGVNTYISHPFSKYNRLDGALSWISIERDYINVPWLPNETRNLLLADLSYVNDTVLWGYTGPVNGNRYAFDVRYSPALGSNGIDFLTLKMDYRKYIKIGKDYNLVFRLTGGASGGKQPQQFFLGGTSGWLNYKTSGGLRVRNLEDIYFSTFELPMRGGYYYERVGNRFFLNNVEFRFPLIRYFLMGWPLGIGFQNVRGALFTDIGSAWYDNNFRGADATGPSRIPALKDIFFGYGVGARMNLGMFVLRFDVAWNSDWANYTHGPYYYFSIGPEF
- a CDS encoding GWxTD domain-containing protein, yielding MKLKQIFWTFLINLLLLATVGFSQILPRGLGFKKNADMFGPGLFLYHVSEFRSEKDPEMSRLNIEVVFANDILQFVKKRTGGFSARYDLVVSLFDRKDNLVDEKSAYESIAVKEFEETNSRKLSNRHRFSFYVRPGKYRLLINLTDEDTQKSLHREKKIAVKGFLTREAFISDIVFADKIEIDSTGINIIDVNVTRRFFNPDSAFWAYFEIYPRSLTDSLLLRYSIFDREKKRIALKKQSFIPNSKRIPYLIDLSKFIDSTGQYTLMVYVSQGKIAKNLSIQFSAVWRNASLAKMNTSMMLRTMREYIPGDDYKFLKNASDSTRKAYFQKYWKKRDPTPETERNELLEEFTRRVEFANNYFSVHGLNIEGWQTDRGKIYVKYGPPTQVDRRMDEIDLPPYEIWYYQQLQRRFIFEDKSGSGDFKLVRIE
- a CDS encoding VWA domain-containing protein, which translates into the protein MESFSLTFSESVFLFILLAILSVGYSIYVYRRTNPPAPRWLRILLTSLRALALLLIAFLIFEPLLNISYIRKEAPVVAVLLDQSASMSLGDHAESRGEAAKKILRDPLFRENSSKIQFDYFGFSVNLTPFGTDTLDSLQFTGEATNLTEAIRKISEQYVDKNLQALILLSDGIFNSGENPNRIAEDLGLPIFPISVGEPTEQKDIVVSNILTNQVTYVKNRVPADVTIFARGFDRQKIKVNLFDGKKLIDSKTIRVGNPPETKLRLYFTPEKEGLRKYVVQTPALKNELTELNNSKSFYVKVLKSKMKILYLCGGPDPDFSFIKRVLQADPNTQVDYFIAKKGAGFYQNKSFPPSDSLKKYDLFVLHNFPPRKYKTAAVAQIQQFLKHASTPLMLIWGNGINDFMLASLSPYLPMKLPLNRSKEQATLVKLSEAGKTHPVTQIADNEFENQKIWDELPPVYYSFNSAKINPGASVLLTAEKKSIFQLNRRTKPIPLLLTQKLGQQKSLALLAYGVWRWDLLMWGIGKDNRAFRQLLNNSIRWLVNKEDTKIVRIYPTQEIFHGGQAVSFAAQIYTPNYDPLDGADVRVQVRDSLGREFSVQLNPVGEGKYEASLEPLPGGDYSYRGIASFQNRQLGTDRGQFSVEDFNLEFLETKINQAALQQLAFKTHGEFIADSALSLLKEKLNFQTREIRVSRQWQLWHQLIFLIIAVVLLAVEWFLRKKFGML